GGTGTCGCTGTCGGGACCAACAGGATGAACACCCTGATGAAGATGGCGGCGGAGCGGGTGGCTGGCGCGCTCGATCTGACGTTCACGGAGTTCGAGTACCAGCGGGCCGGTTCCAAGCGCGGGTACATCTTCGACTACGGCGCGGGTCTGCGTGCGGACCAGGCGTTGAAGGACGGTGTGCAGGTCGAGCTGGTCCGGATGGGGCATCCGACACCGAGCGCGAGTCAGCAGGTTTCCTCGATGCTGGCGGAGTTTGCTGCGGCGACCGGTCGTTTCGCGCTCGACGACTTCGACGACGCTGCGCCGGTGACCATCGACGTGCTCTCGCCGGAGCGGACGCTGGTCGACAAGCTCTGCATTCTTCACGACCAGGCCGTGAAGGTCCTCGCCGGCGAGGGCTACGAGCTTCGCCGGCACGCGCGGCACTACTACGACGTGCACCAGTTGCTGGACGCCCGTTCCATCCGGATGAACCTTCGCGCCAACCCTGGGATGGTCGCCGCGTACGCGGCGGAGGCAGCCGAGGACTCGGTGCGCAACCGCCGGCCCGGTCAGCCGCGACCCGAGGAGGGGTTCGGGGCGTCGCCGGCGTTCTGCGACGAGGCGGTGCTGGGCCACGCGCGAGAGGCGTACACGCAGGAGATGGCGGGTCTGGGATACGGCCCGATGCCGGAGTTCGACCGTGTGCTCGAAGTCGTCGAGGCCAGCCGCGCGCTGTTGTAGGAGCATCGCGGCCGCTGACCCTTGCGATGTTCGCTGGGTCGGCGCGCGCTGGCGCGTGTAGAGGTCTACACAACGGCAGGCTTAGCGGGTGCCTCCTCGTCGTCGTCGTGATGGCTACCGTCCCGAGACGCTGACGCCTGCTTTGAGTGACGCCCTTGACGCCGAAGGTGCACGCCTGGACGGCATCGAGGGCCCGCTGGAGCGGATCGCGGCCGTCGGTGCCGTGTACGCGGCCCTGGATGACGCCCTGGACGTCATCGCGCTGCCGCGACTGCGTGCCATCGCCGAACTGCGCGCCCAGGGGTGGTCCTACGACCGGATCGCTGTCGCCACCGAGTTGTCCAAGGGGCGGGTCGCGCAACTAGTCCGCGCGGCCGGGGACCGTCACCTCCTCTGACACGCCACTAAGGAGACCGCTGCCCGCCGACAGACAGCCACCTTGGTGACGTCGGATGCGCGTCCTGGTGGCTGCTGACCCCAATCGCGGCCGGTCACGATGCCGTGTTGTCAGGCACGGGAGCGACGGTGTCGCTTACCGTCTGGCTACTCGCCGGGGGAGGACTCGAGATGGCGAAGGACACCGACGGCCGCCGGCTGCGGCTGCTCATCGACACCAACATCGTCATCGCGCACGAGGACGAGGACGAGCCGCACACCAACGCGCGGCGCGCCCAACGGCTGGTCCGCGAGGCGCGCGACCTCGGCTTCGAGGTGCTCATCAGCCACGGCACCGTTCAAGACGTGCTCCGAGCCGACGAGCCGCGCCGCAGCCGACGACGCAGCTCCCTGAACAAGCACTACACCCAGCTGCGCCCCGTCTCGCCGGACCCGGACCTCCGCGAACGCTTCCCGCCCAACCTCGAGGACAACGACAGCTCAGACCTCCAGATCCTGTCGGTCTTCGCGACCGGTGCCGCCATCGCGCTCGTCACCGAGGACCGCAAGATGCGCAACCGCGCCGCCCAGGCAGGGCTGAAGCGCGTCCTGAACCTCGACGACGCCCTCGACTGGCTGGCGGGCCTGCGCGCCCCCGAGCTGCGCAATGCCGCGGGGGTCGAACGGGTCGAGGCCTACCAGATCCCGCTGCGCGCCCCCATCTTCGACAGCCTGCGCAACGACTACCCGGACTTCGAGGGCTGGTGGCGCGACAAGGTCGTGGACCAGCGACGCACCGTGCTGGTGCTCGGCGACCACGACGCGCCCGAAGGGGTCGCCGTCCTCAAGGACGAGTCCGACGAGAGCGATCTCGCCGACCGGGTCCTGAAGATCTCGACGTTCAAGGTCGCCGAGGGGCTGGGCCGGGCCAGGCGCGGTGAGCTGCTGCTCCGTGCGGTCGTGGACCACGCCGTCGGCAGCGGCTTCGACGCGGCCTACCTCACGGTCTGGGAGCACCACGGGGACCTCATCGGATGGCTGGGCCGCTTCGGCTTCTTCCACCACGGCGCCACGGCCGAGGGCGAGCTGGTCCTTGCGAAGCACTTCGTGCCGCCCCCGGGTGCGGCTGCGTTGGCCCCGCTGCCGCACCACGTCGCCTACGGGCCCAGGTCGCTCCGCGTGGAGCGCGTGTTCTGGGTGCCCATCCAGGACCGGTTCCACTCCCGCCTCCTCCCCGACAGCGACGAACAGCGGTCACTGATGGGCAACGAGGCCTGCGGCAACGCCATCCGCAAGGCGTATCTGTGCCGCGCGAACACCCGGCAGCTCCGCCCCGGGGACACCCTCGGCTTCCTGCGGACCGGGGCTGGCACGTCCCGGGTCACCGCTGTCGGCGTCGTCGAGAACACTCTGGCTTCGCGAGACCCCGCGGAGGTGGCCGCGTTCGTCACGGGACGCACCGTCTACAGCCTTCGCGAGATCCGCAGGATGTGCGAGGTTGGGGAGGTGCTCGCGGTGCTGTTCCGGTTCGACCGGCGCCTCGAGCCGCCCTGGCTCCTCGACGACCTGAAGCAACGCGGCGCCCTGAATGGCCCGCCACAGTCCATCACCGCCGCGACCGAGGAGGGAACCACGTGGGTACGCGAGCAGTTGGGCGGGTAGCGCTGCTGTCCATCCACCCCCGCTACGCCGACGGCATCCTGGCCGGCGCGAAGCGGGTCGAGTTCCGCAAGCGCCCCCTTGCGGCCGACGTGACCCACGTCGTGGTCTACGCGACCGCCCCGGTCAGCGCAGTCGTCGGTGCGTTCTCCGTCGAGGGGCAGCACACGCTCACCCCAGCCGAGTTGTGGCAGCGGTTCGCCGACGTCGGTGGCATCGAGGAGGACGCGTTCGCCGCCTACTACGGCAGCCGCGACCTCGGCACCGGCATCGCGGTCGGTGAGGTCCTCCGCAGTGCTGCGCCGATGTGCCTGCGCTCCCATCTTGGCATCTCGCACCCGCCGCAGAGCTTCCGCTACCTCGCCGCCGAGACCGCCCAGGCGGTGCTCCGCCAGATGCGGCCGGCACCCGCGGCCGTGTCTGCCTGACCTCCCGCGGGACGCATTCAGCGCCTCAAGGACGTAGCAGGGTGGGTCCGGGACACACGTGGGCACGCGGCCGCTGCGCGACGGTGCCATACCCGCTAGACGTTGCTATACCTGCTTGAAGGTGCTGTACCGGGGCGATGTCAGCTAGGCGGCGCCGAGCGTCGGCTCCTCAACGTTGGCTGGTGTCCACGCCAGCGGTGGCAGCCCGGACCGGGCAGCTCTTCCCTCCCCAGGCGCCCATCCAGACAACGACGTCGAGGACCCGCAACGCGGAGACCGCGTCGGGGAGCCCTACCTGTTCGCGAAGGGGACTGCTGCACGATCAGGTGACAGGTCGGGTTAGGCAGCCTGGACGGCTTTGGTGGTCATGATGGTTTCGTACTCGACGGGGGTCAATCGTCCGAGACCGGGCTGTCGACGGCGTCGGTGGTAGGTGCGCTCGATCCAGGTCACGATGGCGATCCTCAGGTCCTCGCGTGTGGCCCAGGTCTGACGGTCCAGAACGTTCTTCTGCAGCAGCGCAGAGAAGCTCTCCATGGCGGCGTTGTCGCCCGCGGCACCTACTCGGCCCATCGATCCGACCATGGCGTGATGGTTGAGGGCGTGGACGAATTTCCGGCTTCGAAATTGCGATCCTCTGTCGGTGTGGACGATGCAGCCGGCGACCTCACCGCGCCTGGCGACGGCGTTGTTGAGTGCTGCGACCGCTAGGCGCGACTTCATTCTGGAGTCGATGGAGTAGCCCACGATCTTGTTGGAGTAGACGTCCTTGAACGCGCACAGGTAGAGCTTGCCTTCGCGGGTCCAGTGCTCGGTGATGTCGCCGACCCACAGCTGGTTGGGCTCCTCGGCTGTGAAGGCGTGGCGGGTCACACCGTGCTTGTCGACGACCGCGCACAGGTCGTCGTGGACCGGCGGGCCGGGCCGCCCGGCCTTGCCCTTCTTGGGTTTGCCGAAGGCGCTCCACCAGCCGTTGGTCGAGCAGATGCGCCAGGCTGTCCGCTCGCACATGGCCTCACCGGCCTCAGCGGCCTCGTCGATGAGGAACCGGTAGCCGAACTCGGGGTCCTCGCCGTGGGCGTCGAACAGCGCGTTGGCGCGGTAGGCCTCGACCAGCTCGGCGTCGGTGACCGGACACGCGAGCCAGCGGTAAATAGGGCTGGCGGGCGATCTTGAGTACCCGGCACGTCACCGTGACGGGGACACCGTCAGCGGCCAGCTCGCGGACGAGCGGGTACATCATTTTCCCGGCAGGTTCGCCTGGGAGAGGTAGGCAGCAGCACGGCGCAGGACCTCGTTCTCCTGCTCCAGCAACCGGATCCGCTTCTTCGCTTCACGCAGCTCGGTGTTCTCAGCCGCGGTGGTCCCGGGCTTGATGCCGTCCTCGACGTCGGCGGTCTTGAGCCAGTTGGTCAGGCAGGACTCGCTGATGCCGAAGTCGGCAGCGATCTGCTTGAGGTAGACACCCGGCTCGCGGTTCCTCGCCACGCGCACGACGTCGTCGCGGAACTCCTTGGGGTAGGGCTTGGGCACAGCGCACATCCTTCCAGCGGCACCTCTCGGCACCACAGATCAGATGTCACCTATCCGTGCAGCAGTCCCGTGCGTGGGGGCCGCCGCAGTTGGTTGCGCTCGCACGGCGGGTGGTGAACGACGTGACGATCACCGCGGCGCACGAGGCCGACTTGCACCGCTACATCGATGCCTACGACCGGGGCGGTGGGCGGTGAGCCAGTACGCGTCCCACGTGGATGGGGCCGCGGTGGCGGGTGGCTCGGTCTGCACGGTGGGGCACCGCCCTCGGGTCAGGAAGGAAAGGGGGTCTCGGGTCGCCCCGGGGATGCTCCACCCTAGAACGGCCAGACCGTCCGGAACCAGGCTTCTCCCCCAGACCCGTTGCGTCTCCCGGCGTCTCGGTGCCGTGCCTGCGGCACTCCGCATGCGCGGCATCTCGCGTCGCCCCCCGACGGGCTGTGGCGCCACCCCCTCGGGCGACGTCAGATGCGCGGCCACGGCTGGGGGCCCGCAGGTGTCGGGTCTGACACCGGGGCAGGCTGCGGGCGCGGCATGTCTACAGATGTGGACAACGCCTCTGGGCCGTCCGGCTTGCCGGGGGGCTGGGGCTCTGCGGGCGGCCCGCGCGCAGGTGCGCCGTCTAGCCCTGGGGCACGATCGCGGAGTCCGCCTGGTCCAGGGTGGAGCCTTCGCTTCCAACCTGCGTCACCATGTACACGGTCTTGCTGAGATCAAAGCATGACCGCGGAGCGTAGAATCTGATGCTCCCACGCTTGCCTGGCCTGTAGTCGACTGCCGCCTTCTTGCATTTGACCTCGCCGCCCCCGGCTTCGTCGGTGAAGGCGATGCCGACTTGCAGTTTGCCGTCCTCGTCGCGATAGATGCCGACGTAGTAAGTGCGGTACTCGGCCACGTCGTAGGTTTCGATCCTGAGGGACTGGTGCACACCCGTCTTCGCGAGGTGACGCATGGTCACCACAGTCCGGAACGCCTTTTCGCCGTTGCTGTACTTCACCCGAACGATGTCGACGATCTTGGCGGCGTCTTTGGCTGGGTCCTTCACCACCTCCGATTCGGCGTGGGCTGCCGGGTCTCCAGCCACAGAAAGCATCAGGAACAGACCAGCGGCCAGGGCACGTCGGATCAGCATGGCAGCACACTAGCGCCGTCTTTACGCGTGCACCGCCGGTTCTCGTTGCGGGTGCGAGGGTCCGCGTGTGTCGCGTTAGAGCAGCGGCCGCGGGTGTTCCGGCCGCGGTGGCGTTTACCGGCGGGGACGGTCTGTGGACCCACGCCGGCCCCGGCTTCGACGGGGAGCTCATCGAGGTTCTGCCCGAGGGGTCCCCCTTGACGTTGCTCTGCCAGGTCCGCAGCGACATGGTCACGGGATGGGCCTCGACCGACCTGTGGGACTACGTTGTCGTGCCCGACGGCACCACGGCGTGGGTCAGCGACCTGTACGTCGAGACCGGGTCGAACGACGCCGTCGCCGGCACCTGCTGACCTCAACACCGGCCCGCACCCCTGCATGAACCCAACGCCCTCGGCATCTTCTTGATGCCGAGGGCGTTGGGGTGTCAGCAAGCCCGGCTGCTCGACGGCGCCACACCTGCTAGACGGTGCTATACCTGCTCGAAAGTGCTCGACCAAGAGGCGTCCAGTGGGCACGACTCTCCGAACTGCTTCCCACCCGCGAAGTCAGGGGTGAACTCGCGAGGCGGTCTCTGCGCCGGGGCCACTCCTTCGCGCACAGCAGCCTCGTGTCCGTCGTAGGACTGCCAGTTAGAGCACCTGGCCCTCGACCGCGGCCGCTATCTCCTCCACGTCCACAGCGCCGGTACCGAATGCGGCAGGGCTCGCGGTCAGGACCAAAAAGAAGCCATCGCCGGCGATGACCTTGTGAGAGTCGTCGGGGGTGATGAGGTCGTCGTACCCGAGCTCCCGCGCCGCCTCGGGAGGCACCGCACGAGCGGTCACGCCTACGTCCGTGGTGTACCGGTCGTCTCCGTCGGTGAACTCGACATCCTCGATTTCACAGGAGGCGTACAGGTTTCCGTTCACGTCGGGCTCGCCGCTCTCGACACCGGCGCCGATGGTGCAGTCCGGAACCATGCGCAGCACATCGACCGGGTTCACCTCCGACTCGGCCACCACGTCACTTCCGAAGGCATCCGGCGCGGCCGCCGTGGAGCCGTCCGGCTGCTCCTCGCCGTCCGTCCCACCTCCACAACCAGTGACGAGCAGGGCGGCCAGGACAGCCGAGGTCGCGAGAAGTTTTGACTGCATCCCAGGACGCTAACCAACAGCACATCGCGTGCGGCAACCGACTAGCCAGGACGCGATGCAGCGCCGTACGCCCGCCGCTGCGGCAGGTGGGCGTCCAGCGACACCAACCCCGGGGCCGGCTGCGGCAGCCACCCACCGCTCCAAAGCGACGGCGGCGCGCGATCCACGGGACACCCGCCTCAGCGACCCTCCTCGTCCAGCGGAGCGGTGAGCCACCCTGGTGGGTCGCTCGTGTCGAACGGGAACAGCCGATGCTCGTAGGCGCGCGCCACGCCCGCGCCTCCGCGACCTGCCGCTGAAGCTCTCGTAGCGCCTGCTCCCCGTGCTCGAACGTCTCGCGCCGATGCTCCGTGGTCAGGTTCGCCTCGAACGCGAGCTCGTGCAGCACCGCGTCCAGGCAGTCGGACGGGTGGTCGTGCGGCTCGTGGGTGAACAGCCGTTGGGTCATAGCCACCATCGTGCCGCCACGGCCAGACACCTGGTGCTCCTTCGGCACCACAGGGTTTCCCGTTCGGAGCCGAGTGTCTGAACCGCGACGCCAACACACGCCAAGCAGGCTCCTCAAGCAGCGGCTGGCTCACAGCAGAACCATCCGGACGGTAGGGCACATGTCGCGCCTTGCCCCGGAACTCGCAGAACGTCTCCCCGCCACCATCGAGGCGTCCATCGACACCGCGCACGCCCTCATCCGCAGCGAGTACCGAAGAGCCGGGGACGACCTCGAGCAGCGCCTAGACGTCGGGGACTGGGCGGGGTTCCTCATGCAGGTCGACTACTGGTGCGCAGCCCTGCGTGTGACCCTCGGTGCCGACACACAGCGCGACCTGAGAGCGCTCGCGCAGACCCAGCCCATCTTCTGCGTCGCGGTTGTCACCGTGGACCAAACTCCACGCCTCTGAACTTCAGTACGCGCACGTCGAACACCGCGAGCCAGTACCCGCCAGCGCCGCCGAGATGCGGGTCATCTGTTGAGAACATCGCCCCTGCGAGCTCCGCTGGCCTGAGGCCAGCCTCCAAGGGCACTGAACGGTCCTCGACCTGTCGCACCACGGCAGTCTCATCCAACGCGAAGAACGCCCTCGAGCAGCCTGGGTCAAACTGGCACCCGCTGCTCAGCCACACGCACGGGCCCCATCCATGGGTTCCCGGGCCGGAGGAAAGCCTCAGCGCGCGGTCCGCACCGATGTCGCGCAATGGGCCAGCCGTCGTGCAGTGCTCCCACACCACTTCCGCGACGCTCGTACTCGACACAAGGCGAACCCTATGGCGCCCGCAGGAGTCGCTCAGCGGACGACCCGCCACATCCCAGCTCTCCGCGCAGCCGATGCGCCGAAGCGCCCTCAGCTCTCCGCTGCGCCAAGTAGGCCTCCAACGACGCGAAACCCAAGCCGGTCGCCGCAGATGTCCACCGTTCCCGAGCCGCCGACGACCGCCGCTCGCGATCAGCGCGCAACGCCGGCGACGCACCTTCCCGGGACGCGGCCAACCGCCCCTGCTCTCGCCGGGTCCCCGCCGGCTGTGCCTTGGCACCGAGCTCGTACAACGCACCCGATCGCGCCAACGCCTGCCCGACGGCCAACCCCTCGCGAACCGCCGCGTTCTCCACCCACCGACGCTGACCCTCCACACGCCGCATCTCCGCCAACGCCGGCGCGATCAGCGACGTCTTCCGGTTCAACCCGAACCGCTCCCGGTAGGCGACCAACGACAGGCCATGACGCCTCGCGTGCGCCGCAGACACCCCCGCCAGGGGCTCCCCGCACGCGTGGCACACCACCGCACGCCCCTCGTCCGTCACCGTCATCTGCCCCACCGGCGCGTACACCCAGGCGCCGTCCGCGAGCCGGTCCACGGGCACGTGCGGCTCGAATGCCCGACCCACCCCCGAACTCTCTGACACCGCGAACACCTCTTGACTCGAACAGGTGTTCGAACATACCTTCGACTTCCGCCACCTGTCGAGACCATCAGAGATGCGCCGTGCAGACCTCTACACCCGCCATTCCCGCCGACGCGGTTGACGCTGCGGCAAAGCGCACGAGGAGCTCAGGCGTCGTCGGGCAGTTCGCCGGCGAGTTCCCCGCGGTCCAGGACCGCCTGCGTGGGGATGGTGGCGCGCAGAATGCCCACGAGACGCCACG
This genomic window from Nocardioides marinus contains:
- a CDS encoding nucleotidyl transferase AbiEii/AbiGii toxin family protein: MVKDYWVTEVLRSLSQPLIAARQNARDPRVHARAVFKGGTSLSKAHGLLHRFSEDVDVYIDAYEVDEAGNILSEGVAVGTNRMNTLMKMAAERVAGALDLTFTEFEYQRAGSKRGYIFDYGAGLRADQALKDGVQVELVRMGHPTPSASQQVSSMLAEFAAATGRFALDDFDDAAPVTIDVLSPERTLVDKLCILHDQAVKVLAGEGYELRRHARHYYDVHQLLDARSIRMNLRANPGMVAAYAAEAAEDSVRNRRPGQPRPEEGFGASPAFCDEAVLGHAREAYTQEMAGLGYGPMPEFDRVLEVVEASRALL
- a CDS encoding PIN domain-containing protein — translated: MAKDTDGRRLRLLIDTNIVIAHEDEDEPHTNARRAQRLVREARDLGFEVLISHGTVQDVLRADEPRRSRRRSSLNKHYTQLRPVSPDPDLRERFPPNLEDNDSSDLQILSVFATGAAIALVTEDRKMRNRAAQAGLKRVLNLDDALDWLAGLRAPELRNAAGVERVEAYQIPLRAPIFDSLRNDYPDFEGWWRDKVVDQRRTVLVLGDHDAPEGVAVLKDESDESDLADRVLKISTFKVAEGLGRARRGELLLRAVVDHAVGSGFDAAYLTVWEHHGDLIGWLGRFGFFHHGATAEGELVLAKHFVPPPGAAALAPLPHHVAYGPRSLRVERVFWVPIQDRFHSRLLPDSDEQRSLMGNEACGNAIRKAYLCRANTRQLRPGDTLGFLRTGAGTSRVTAVGVVENTLASRDPAEVAAFVTGRTVYSLREIRRMCEVGEVLAVLFRFDRRLEPPWLLDDLKQRGALNGPPQSITAATEEGTTWVREQLGG
- a CDS encoding ASCH domain protein; its protein translation is MGTRAVGRVALLSIHPRYADGILAGAKRVEFRKRPLAADVTHVVVYATAPVSAVVGAFSVEGQHTLTPAELWQRFADVGGIEEDAFAAYYGSRDLGTGIAVGEVLRSAAPMCLRSHLGISHPPQSFRYLAAETAQAVLRQMRPAPAAVSA
- a CDS encoding MucR family transcriptional regulator, with translation MTVTDEGRAVVCHACGEPLAGVSAAHARRHGLSLVAYRERFGLNRKTSLIAPALAEMRRVEGQRRWVENAAVREGLAVGQALARSGALYELGAKAQPAGTRREQGRLAASREGASPALRADRERRSSAARERWTSAATGLGFASLEAYLAQRRAEGASAHRLRGELGCGGSSAERLLRAP